In Ancylothrix sp. D3o, the following proteins share a genomic window:
- a CDS encoding DUF2288 domain-containing protein: protein MQDLRAELTEMLDESEWEWLIPHARREAIVVVTGNLDLVDVGVAIAGDNVASVQHWISESLIYKPSQEQLTDWNSNQQKRFNTLIVQPYVLIQELAA from the coding sequence ATGCAGGATCTTCGCGCCGAATTGACAGAAATGTTGGATGAGTCGGAGTGGGAATGGTTGATTCCTCACGCCAGACGAGAAGCAATTGTGGTGGTAACTGGAAATTTAGATTTAGTTGATGTTGGCGTCGCTATTGCTGGGGATAATGTGGCGTCGGTGCAGCATTGGATTAGTGAATCGCTGATTTATAAGCCTTCTCAGGAACAGTTAACAGATTGGAATAGCAATCAACAAAAACGTTTTAATACTTTAATTGTTCAGCCTTATGTTTTGATTCAAGAGTTGGCCGCTTAA